Proteins encoded together in one Oreochromis aureus strain Israel breed Guangdong linkage group 23, ZZ_aureus, whole genome shotgun sequence window:
- the xcr1a.1 gene encoding chemokine (C motif) receptor 1a, duplicate 1: MNTSTNASYDPFNFSYDDYYEDEICDKSGVVIFGSFAIPIFFSVVITLSLTGNILVLIILALYENLKSLTNIFILNLAISDLVFTIGLPFWAIYHVQGWVFSEILCKVVTFIFFTGFYSSILFLTIMTIYRYLAVVHPLSDLSTPKHSIGVFLSVLIWIISTGAAMPSLLFSSITKVHHKDKESQGCEYSHPMWETVGVIQQNGFFLVAFAVMTFCYIQILERITRTRSHTKNRAVKLVFCIVTVFFIGWVPYNVVIFLRALPAHVVPSLDECEASIQLDYAFYVCRLIAFSHCCLNPVFYAFVGVKFRSHLKLMLHRFIRRQSPVEEQQVRMQNLVSHGSMY; encoded by the coding sequence atgaataCTTCAACTAATGCCAGCTATGATCCATTCAACTTCAGTTATGACGATTACTACGAGGATGAAATCTGTGATAAGAGTGGAGTTGTGATATTTGGATCCTTTGCCATTCCGATTTTCTTCTCTGTTGTGATCACACTGAGCCTGACAGGAAACATTCTTGTCCTCATAATCCTGGCTTTGTATGAAAATCTTAAATCTCTGACCAACATTTTCATCCTCAACTTGGCCATCTCTGACCTCGTCTTCACCATCGGTCTTCCCTTCTGGGCCATTTACCACGTCCAGGGATGGGTGTTTTCTGAAATTCTCTGCAAAGTTGTGACTTTTATCTTCTTCACTGGGTTCTACAGCAGCATTCTCTTCCTGACCATCATGACCATCTACAGGTACCTGGCTGTGGTCCATCCTCTGTCTGACCTCAGCACACCTAAACACTCCATCGGGGTGTTTCTGTCTGTCCTGATTTGGATAATCAGCACTGGAGCAGCCATGCCCTCCCTACTCTTCAGCTCAATCACCAAGGTCCACcacaaagataaagagtcaCAGGGCTGTGAATATAGTCATCCCATGTGGGAAACTGTTGGTGTCATCCAACAGAATGGTTTCTTCCTAGTTGCTTTTGCAGTCATGACTTTTTGCTACATTCAAATACTAGAAAGAATCACAAGAACAAGATCTCACACGAAGAACAGAGCAGTCAAGTTAGTCTTCTGTATAGTCACTGTGTTCTTCATTGGCTGGGTGCCGTACAATGTTGTAATCTTTTTGAGGGCCTTGCCTGCTCATGTGGTCCCGTCATTAGATGAATGTGAAGCAAGCATCCAGCTTGACTATGCATTTTACGTGTGTAGGCTCATTGCTTTCTCCCACTGTTGCCTGAACCCCGTTTTTTATGCATTTGTTGGTGTGAAGTTTAGGAGTCATTTAAAGTTAATGTTACATCGATTCATCCGACGACAAAGTCCAGTCGAGGAACAACAGGTTAGAATGCAAAACTTAGTCTCACATGGATCAATGTACTAG